The Pandoraea apista genomic interval AAGTTCACTTCAAGAGCGGATGGCAGGTGCGGGAGTTCGACTTCAAGTACTTCGAAGACCTTTACGAGATCCGCATCATGATGGAGTCCGCCGCCATCGCTCGTCTGGTCAGGGAGCATGCCTGCGGTGCGTTGACGCCGCTACGCGAGATATGGTGCGTGGCGCCGGCACAGCGCGAGCCCGAGCCGGCGAAGGTGGCGGCATTGGACGAAGCGTTTCATGCCGGACTGATCGCGGCCACCGGAAATCTGGAGATGGTCAGGATGCATTTCGATGTGACAGAGCGAATCCGGATCATCCGGCGTTTGGACTTCACGAAGGCACCGCGTGTGCTGGCGACATACGAAGAACACGCGGCGATTCTCGACGCGATTCAAGCCCGGGATGTGGGCCTCGCACAAGCACGAATCGAGGCGCATATCCGGCAGAGTCAGGCGGAGGTCAAGCAGATCACGTTGCACATGCTTCACTCGGCGCGGGAGCGATTCGACTCGCTGGCGAGACACGATCTCGTTTCGGGCAACTTCCCGGCGCCATTGAAATGAAAGAAGCCGCCTGAAATGGCGGCTTCCGGTTGCCTGGGAGCGGCGGGGCGGTGCGTGACCTTACGCTTGCGTCTCTGGCACCAGTGTGGTGGAAAAACGTTCGCGCAATTCTTCCAGCCCGAGCGATTCCAGCACGGTTTCAAGTCGTTCCGCGGGGCGGCGGCGGGGCAGGTTCTTGTACTGCGCGATGATCAGTTCGTTCTTCATCGAGTGTTCCCAACCCACCAGCTCGGTGACGGTGACGTGGTAGCCGTGGGCTTCCAACTGCAGGCAGCGCAGGACATTGGTGACCTGACTGCCAAACTCGCGCGTGTGTAGCGGATGCCGCCAGATCTCGGTCAGCGGATTGCCTGCGAGCAGCTTGCCCTTGTGCTTGCGCAATACACCGGCCACTTCGGCCTGACAGCACGGAACCAGCACGATGTGGCGTGCTTTTTTGGCCAGCGCGAAGCGGATAGCGTCGTCAGTGGCCGTGTTGCAGGCGTGCAGCGCCGTAACGACGTCGATCGTTTCCGGCAGTTCGGGTGACGTGATCGAGTCTGCCACGGACAGATTCAGGAACGACATGCCGGGAAAGCCCAGTCGCGCGGCCAGCCCTTGAGAGGACTTGACCAGTTCTTCGCGGGTTTCGATGCCGAAGATATGCGAGTCGTCGGCCAGCGCCTTGAAGAACAGATCGTAGAGGATGAAGCCCAGATACGATTTGCCTGCGCCATGGTCTGCCAGCGTCACGCGACCGCTTTCGGTCTTGACTTCCTGCAATAGCGGCTCGATGAACTGGAACAGGTGATAGACCTGTTTGAGCTTTCGCCGGCTGTCCTGATTCATCTTGCCGTCGCGGGTCAGGATGTGTAATTCCTTGAGTAGCTCGACGGACTGGCCAGGACGGATTTCGTGGGTATTCGACATGTGAGACTAAGTAAGCAGCGGGGCGCAATGTGTCCCGAATACCGGCAGTTTACCGAAAAGGAACGGACTCGACCCGAAACGCACTCGCGAGAATTTGCGGGAAACGCGTATCACGAAATGCTGTCCAGTGCCTTGGCGAGCCGGTTCACCGCGCCTTCGACGTCATGCAGTTTATCCAGACCGAACAGTCCGATTCGGAAGGTCTTGAAGTCGTCCGGTTCGTCGACGCGAAGCGGAACGCCGGCCGCGATCTGCAAGCCGACATCGACGAACTTCTTCCCGGAACGTATGCCATCGTCATCCGTGTAGCAGACCACTACACCCGGTGCCTCGAATCCTTTCGCGGCAAGACTTCTGAAACCTTTGGCTGCCAGCAGCGAGCGGACGCGCTGTCCGAGCTCGATCTGTTCCGCCCGAACCTTGTCGAAGCCGTAGGCCTCGGTCTCCTTCATTACGTCGCGCAATGTCGTGAGGCTGTCGGTCGGCATGGTGGCGTGATAGGCAAAGCCGCCTTTCTCATAGGCTTCCATGATCTGGAGCCACTGGCGGAGATCGCAGGCGAAGCTGGTGCTCGTGGTGGACTCGATTCTCTCGCGTGCGAGCGGGCTGAACATGACCATTGCACAGCAGGGCGACGCACTCCAGCCCTTTTGCGGTGCGCTGATCAGGATATCGACGCCACAGGCCTGCATATCGACCCAGACCGTACCGGAGGCGATGCAATCGAGGACGAACATACCGCCGACAGCGTGCACTGCGTCGGCCACCGCGCGTAGGTAGGTGTCGGGCAGCATCATGCCGGATGCGGTTTCGACATGCGGGGCAAAGACCAGATCCGGCTTGTGCTCCCGGATGGCAGCGACGACTTCCTCGATCGGTGCCGGAGCATATGCCGCTTGTCTGCCTTGCTCGACCGGACGCGCTTTCAACACGATCGATTCGGACGGAATATTGCCCATCTCGAAAATCTGCGACCAGCGGAAGCTGAACCATCCATTACGAATGACCAGACATTTCTTGTTTGTTGCGAACTGGCGGGCAACGGCTTCCATCCCGAAAGTTCCGCTACCCGGAACGATAGCGACCGATCTGGCGTTGTATACCTGCTTCAGGACACCGGAAATATCGCGCATGACACCCTGAAAGCGCTGCGACATATGGTTGATGGAACGATCGGTGTACACGACCGAATATTCGAGGAGCCCCTCGTGATCGACATCAGGAAGTAATCCGGGCACATCCGCCTCCGAAAATGGAAGAGTGAAATATCTAGACCAGATTCTACTCGCTGGAGAGTCGGGCAATGGATGCAGCGCACCATTGTCATTCATGGCGCTGCCCTCGCTGAAGGGGGGGCGCGGTGATGTCAAAGCTCGACGGTCAAATTTCTGCGTCGTCCGATGACAGGGACCCATGCACGTTCAGACATTCATTCCGGAAACTGTCGTTAAACGGCGCAATGAACGGTCAGAACGAAAATGCGGCAGTGACCGTTACTGTTCTCGGCAGCGCCGGAATGACCTGGCCGCCCAGAAAGTAGTTGGACGGCACGAAGTACTTCTTGTTCGTGAGATTAAAGATATTCAGCCCGTAGCGCGCTTTTCCAATTGTGTAAGACGCCTGTGCGTCCCACACTGTGCTCGCCGGTGTGAAGAACGTGTTGGCCGAGTTGCCCGGTAGCGCCGAGTTGAACGTCAACCCAAGACCCAAACCGAGTCCGGCAAGCGCCCCTGTGCGGATATCGTATCGCGTTGCCAGTCGAAGCGTTTGCTTGGGAACGTTGAATAATTGTTTATCGACCAACGCGGTGTTGCCATCGTCAACAATTTTGGCAGTCTGCTGAGAGTACGCCACTATCCACGTCCACGCCGGCGTCGCCTGCCACCGCACGTCGGCGTCAATGCCTCGTGAGCGTTGCTTGCCTGCCTGAATGTAATAGCCTGCGTTGGCGGGATCGGCCACCGCAACATTTTCGCGGTTCAGATCGAAGAGGGCCACGGTAGCCGTAATACCGCCAAGATCCTTGAGACGCAGTCCGATTTCCTTTTGGGTGTACTCCTCCGGCTTCGGCGGCGATGAGAATAGATAGAACGCCGGGACTCTGATGCCTTCGCCATAACCGGCGAAGGCCGATATTTTCGGCGTGATTTCGTAGACGGCGCCAACGCGCGGTGAAACCTTTGAATGGCTAGTGACGTTGTAGATGCCGTAAGCGTAGTTGTTGTCGGTAATTCTGATGTCGGAATAACGAACGCTACCCAGGAAGTGCCAGCGGCCCACATCGATCTGATCTTGCAAATAGGCAACCGTCGAGATGTAACGGTTTTGCTGATCCGGCGTTGACGGAGCAACGGGTTCTGACCAGGCCGGATACACGGGGTTGGTCAGGTTCACGTTGTCAGACGAGACAGGCCCAAGCATGTTCGAGTAGGCCATGAATTCGTCGTCGCGCGTGTACTCGTAATCCACCCCGAGATTCAACGTGTGCTTCAACGCGCCTGTCGTGAACTTGCCAGTGAGGCTTGGCGAGAGGGTGGTGGTCTTCAGGCGCGCCCACATTCGCACGCCGCACATGGTGTTGTTAAAGGGTGTCGCGCTTCCGAAGTCGCCACAGCCCATCGGGCTAGCCGAGTCCACCAGCCAGGTCCCTCGCTGATCGAGCCGCACTTCGTTGTAGGCGCTCAACAGCGAGAAACTCCAGGCCTCTGTCAGTTGCTGGGTCCACTGCAAATTGAGACCCTTCGACGTGTTGGTCGTATTCGGCAACCCGGCGGCCGCAATGTTGGTCTGCCTTGGCAGCGTGAATATCGATGTGTTTAGCGTACCGTTTACCGGTAACCCGCTGTAGTCGAGCGTGCTGGTATCGAGATAGCGGGCTCTTAGCACGACTTTGGTATCGGCGTTCGGCGTCCAGGACAGACTCGGGAACAGGGCTCGCTTTCTGAAGAAGACTCGATCCGTTTCACTGTCGCTGTTCGACGCTTCCCCCGTCATCCGGAACGCCCACGCGGAATTCAGCGGCTGGTTGACGTCGAAGTCCAGACCTTTCTCACCGTAGGCCCCCGCTTTGAAACCGATTTTCCGCACAGCCTCAAGTGTCGTCGGTTCCAGTGTGGTGATCGCAATCGTGCCTCCGGCCGTATCGTAGGCACCCACGCCCTGCGCGCCAAAAAGCGCGCCCGCCGGCCCTTTGATGACGTCGATACGGTCAACATTCACAAGACTCTCCTGATCCGTAAAGTTGCCTTTCATCGCGACACCGTCGACCACCGTGCCGGAATGAAATCCGCGAATGTTGAACACGGTATTGTTGGCGTCGCGCGAATCGATGGCATTCACGTTGCTGACGTTGCGCAGTGCATCGGAGATCGTTTTAGAACCCTGATCTTCGATCATGGCGCGCGGCACCGTGATGATCGATTGCGGGATGTTCTCGATCGGCGTATCTGTGCGCGTCGCAACGCTGCTGGATTCCACGACGTAGGCGTTGTAGCGCGCCGCACTGACTTCGGTCGGCGCAAGGGGTACGGCGTCGTCAGCCGTGGCCGCGCCAATGTAGCCCGCAGCCATCGAGCACGCCACCGTCGACTGCACGGCAAGCAGTGCTGCGGAAGAAGCTGTTCTTGATTTTTCCACGCAATCCCCCGGGAACTTTTTATTGAACCCCGAGGCTACTGGGAGCGCCCGCTACGACAAAGGCGGCAATTTGTCGCATACCTATGCATATTTTTTGGGCAATGCGCGATCAGGCGCTCCTGGAACCGTCCCGTGTTCAGGGCCTGCGGGCGCTACCAGCGACTTCGATTTGCGGTTGAAACGCGCCGGCAGTGCCCGTGACGGCAAGCATCATGAGTCATGCCACGACGAACCATCCGGCGCAGAAAATGCCAGCGCTACAAGGTGCGATGGCGGCCAGCAGCATTCGACGGGGTCGCCCGTGCTTGACTATGAAGCGTTTCCCTACTTTTTGGCCTCCTCGCGCCCGGCGTCAGATCGCGAACTTGCCTTCGATGAAGAAGGTGCGGCCAGCGTACGGGTGATAGACGAAGTAGCGCGTGTCGAAAAGATTGTCCACACCAATGCCGACTTGCGTGCGCGCCGTCGGTTTGTAGGTGAACTTTGCATCGACGACGGTGTAAGTGCTGGTGCCCCCAAAGGTATTCGGATTGTTATCGGTGTTGGTCAGTGTGTTGTACTGGCGGCCCGAGTAACGAACCGCACCGGTCACGGCCGTCTTCGCGTCGAAGCGGTAGGTCGCCACGAGATTCGCGCGCCACAGGGGTATCCGGTAGAAATACTTACCAACAGATGCCGGATTGTTCGTGTTGGCCATGATCTTCGACTGCGTGTAAGTCACGCCTGCCCCAATGTCGAGCCCCTGGAAGATGACGTCCTGGCCATCGAAGGCGGTATCGATACCGCGGGAGCGCACTTTGTCGATGTTCTGGAAGTTCGTGACATTTGGGAAAACGGTCGTGTTCGTCTGGCTGAAGATCGTGTTTTTCACGTCATCCTGGAACAGCGAGACCCGGACTTTGCCCGCCTCCAGTTGCCATTCGGCGCTCAACTCCTTGGCAAGATCGTCTTCAGGGCGAAGTCCCGGGTTGTTGTTGACGATGTTCGTTCCGGTAACCGAGCCCTGGAACAGCTCGGAGACGGTCGGGAAGCGGTACGCCCGCGCAATCGATGCACGCAGCGTCAGATCCTGAGTGGCCGCGAACGACAGTGAAAGTTTGGGCGAGAAGTGGCTGTCCGATGATCCTGCGTATGGCACCGTCACCCCGCCGAGCGTGCGCGCCCCCGAATAGGCGCGCCAGTCCTCGTAACGCAGGCCGGTAGTGAGCTTCCATCGGGGAAGGAACTGCCAGGTGTCCTGCGCGTAGAGCGCCTGTGTTAGCGTGTTCCCGCCAAATGCGTTCGCGAGCGACGTCCCGTTGCCGTCGACCCATGCCGTCGTGTTGAACGTTCGGTTATCGAGGAAGTAGGTGTCGAAGTGATAGCCGAACGCCAGCCAGTGCGCACCCGCGCCCACCTGAGCGGGTGTGTAAGTACTGCGCAGATCGATCGACTTCCAGCCAGTGCCGTCTCCATACGTCACCGTGCCCGGTCCGTTGCCCGGTGCGCCGGAATTGGCCGTGCGTGCCTCACTCTGGGAGATGTCGAAATAGGAGGCGATCGCTTCCCAGTTCCAGCCGGTCTTGTTCCGGGTCTTCAGCGAGAGGCCGTAGAGCATGTTCTCGCTCATCCCCTGGCTCGGCGCGAAGGCCGATGCAGGAATGACGTATTGATAGCCGTTGATGTTGACCGACCCCGAGTACACGGGGTTGCCGTTCGCGTCGCGAAGGAACGTACTCGTCTGACTGTTGTAGTTCTGATGCCAGTAGCCAAAGCTGAAGCCGCCTTGCAGCGTGGGTGTGAAGTCGTAGGTGGCCTTGAGCTTGAGCTGATCCTGCGTGACACGCTCGATACCTTCGCCGTTCACCCCCATCACAACGCCTGGCGCGCCGTTCTGGTCGCGATAGTTGTAGGCACCGCTCACGACCGTGTCGGTGGCCTTGGCCGGGGTCTTCGATTGCGACGCTGTGTAGAACTGGAGCGGTTGCCCCGTGTTCTCCATATGGTCGACCCCCACGAGCAGCGACAGGTCGCCGAACTTGTCCCCAACGCTCGCGCTCACGTTGCTGCCGTTGAAGCTGCGATTCACGCCGAACAGGTCGAAGTGCTGCGTGAAACCCTGGATCTTTGCGTCTGTTACGAACTTGTCGGGCATTCGCGTCGTGATGAGCACCGTCGCGCCGATCGAGTTGCCCGGATACAGTGCAGAGAACGGCCCGTACACGACATCGACCTGATCGATTTCTTCAGGAAACACCATCGACCAGCGCGGTGCGAAGGTCCAGGTGTTGCCGAGGAAGTTGCTCAGCAGCAAGCCGTCGGCGTAGACAAGGCCGCGCGCCGTTTGTGAGTTGCTCGTGCCGCGCACTGCGATGGTCGAATTCAGGTCGCCAATGAACCGGCGCCGTATGGCCATGCCTGGGACATAACGCAGCGCGTCTTCGGTCGTTTCAACGTTCTGATACTGCAACTGATTCGCAGTGACGGTCGCGCTGGAGGACGGAAGATTCGGGTCGAGCACGCGCTTGGGCGTGCGATCCGAAGAGGCGGTCACGGACGTCGGAGCGAGTTCGACCGTGGATGCGGTCGTGAGCGGATCGTTGTTATCTGCGGCTTGAACATAGGCCGGCAACATGGCGGCCAGCGCGAGGGCCAGCAGCGTCTTGCGCGTGAAAGGGTGAAACATGAGGTTTCCTGACTGCGATGGACGAATGAATGCCGTCAGTCCATTGCTGGGCAATGGCTGGCGGGACACAAGGGGCATCAGGAAAAGTACGGCGGCGCCCGAACGGGCGGAATATAGGCGGGCGCGAGTGCGGGGACTGGCGAGACGACAGCAGGCCCGGCACGGGCAATCCAGACAAACGACGCGCGAGTCGTCTGCGGCGGCGTCGCGAGCGGCGGATGGTTTGCGAGCAGAGAGCAGTAGCCGCAGACGTCGCCGTGCAGGCCGTGGTCAGTCGTTTGCGTCTGATGATGACTTGCGTGCGAAGTATCCGAAGTCAGATCCTGCACCAGCGACGGCGTCAAACCGGCGATCGAACACAACGTGGCGTCGATTTGAGATACGCCTGTGCGATGCGCCGCCAGCCACTGACTCACAATGGGCACGCAAAGCGCCAGGCACATGGCGGTTAAGCCAAGCCATGCGCTGAAGCGTTTGTGTGAGCGAGTGAGCATTTTGTATGACGAAGTCAGTCACGCAGGGCCGCCGGATCGAAAATTTTGCCCGGATCGTATCACGTAAGTCGGCAAAACGTGTTGATCGATGAACGTCAGGACGCTGCCGTTTTTATAGGAAAACCGAATGCGCCTTAGTCGACGCGGTAGCGTGTAGGCGCTCATGCCAACGCCTCCGCAAGTGCTGACGGCGAGCGTCTCGACTGGCGCTTGGGCGCCGGTCGATACAACGCCTCGAACGCGTTGCGCAAACGGATCATCTGACGTTCGTTTTTCCCGCTGTCGACGATCTCGCGGCAGGCGAGCAACGAGAGATAAGCCGCCGAGCGAACCAGTTTTGCAATGTTGGGCAGCAGATGGGCGTCGTCGAACCGGTCGGCCTTGATGCGGGTGAGCACCTCTTGACGCCCGCCGTGGCTCACGTCACACAAGTTCGTGTGAAACGCCATCATGGCCGACTTCGTTGCGCGGTCTCCCCAAAGACCGCTCTCGCCGAGATCACGTGCAATCGCCGTCGAGGGCGGTGGGCGCTGTTCGGCGCGGAGAAAGCCGAGGACCTGAGCGTCGGTGGCGCATCTCCGATACCACGCGCCTCGGGTAAAAGCATCGAACTGGGCTTTGTAGATGGAGCACGCCGGGGCGTAGGCCGCTTCGGACACGAGCGCCAACACGCCCTCGAAGTGTTCCAGAGACAGCAACTGGAAGGTGCCGAAGACACGTTTGCGCGCCGTGGCTCGCAAGTCGATCGCCTGCAGCAGGCCTTCGCGTTGTGCGACCCAGTCCTCCGCGAGCGATAGCTCGTCGTGAAGCGGCTGGGGGACCAGCCAACGGGCGCCGGAAATCGCGCCGACGGTCGATTTCAGTTCATCGTTGCGTGGCATCACCGCACCTCCAGCATTTCAGCGGCGTGCGTCAGGTGGAGTTGATCCGGAGAGAGGACATCCAGTTGCAGGTAAGTCCCTGCCGGCATGCCGTGAAACCAGCGCTTGAGCCTTGCACCTCCGTAGAATCGGCAAGCACCGCTCAGGTTCGACGTGCGATTGACGACGGACGCCAGTGGCTC includes:
- a CDS encoding TonB-dependent receptor is translated as MFHPFTRKTLLALALAAMLPAYVQAADNNDPLTTASTVELAPTSVTASSDRTPKRVLDPNLPSSSATVTANQLQYQNVETTEDALRYVPGMAIRRRFIGDLNSTIAVRGTSNSQTARGLVYADGLLLSNFLGNTWTFAPRWSMVFPEEIDQVDVVYGPFSALYPGNSIGATVLITTRMPDKFVTDAKIQGFTQHFDLFGVNRSFNGSNVSASVGDKFGDLSLLVGVDHMENTGQPLQFYTASQSKTPAKATDTVVSGAYNYRDQNGAPGVVMGVNGEGIERVTQDQLKLKATYDFTPTLQGGFSFGYWHQNYNSQTSTFLRDANGNPVYSGSVNINGYQYVIPASAFAPSQGMSENMLYGLSLKTRNKTGWNWEAIASYFDISQSEARTANSGAPGNGPGTVTYGDGTGWKSIDLRSTYTPAQVGAGAHWLAFGYHFDTYFLDNRTFNTTAWVDGNGTSLANAFGGNTLTQALYAQDTWQFLPRWKLTTGLRYEDWRAYSGARTLGGVTVPYAGSSDSHFSPKLSLSFAATQDLTLRASIARAYRFPTVSELFQGSVTGTNIVNNNPGLRPEDDLAKELSAEWQLEAGKVRVSLFQDDVKNTIFSQTNTTVFPNVTNFQNIDKVRSRGIDTAFDGQDVIFQGLDIGAGVTYTQSKIMANTNNPASVGKYFYRIPLWRANLVATYRFDAKTAVTGAVRYSGRQYNTLTNTDNNPNTFGGTSTYTVVDAKFTYKPTARTQVGIGVDNLFDTRYFVYHPYAGRTFFIEGKFAI
- a CDS encoding DUF6988 family protein, with the translated sequence MPRNDELKSTVGAISGARWLVPQPLHDELSLAEDWVAQREGLLQAIDLRATARKRVFGTFQLLSLEHFEGVLALVSEAAYAPACSIYKAQFDAFTRGAWYRRCATDAQVLGFLRAEQRPPPSTAIARDLGESGLWGDRATKSAMMAFHTNLCDVSHGGRQEVLTRIKADRFDDAHLLPNIAKLVRSAAYLSLLACREIVDSGKNERQMIRLRNAFEALYRPAPKRQSRRSPSALAEALA
- a CDS encoding aminotransferase class V-fold PLP-dependent enzyme gives rise to the protein MPGLLPDVDHEGLLEYSVVYTDRSINHMSQRFQGVMRDISGVLKQVYNARSVAIVPGSGTFGMEAVARQFATNKKCLVIRNGWFSFRWSQIFEMGNIPSESIVLKARPVEQGRQAAYAPAPIEEVVAAIREHKPDLVFAPHVETASGMMLPDTYLRAVADAVHAVGGMFVLDCIASGTVWVDMQACGVDILISAPQKGWSASPCCAMVMFSPLARERIESTTSTSFACDLRQWLQIMEAYEKGGFAYHATMPTDSLTTLRDVMKETEAYGFDKVRAEQIELGQRVRSLLAAKGFRSLAAKGFEAPGVVVCYTDDDGIRSGKKFVDVGLQIAAGVPLRVDEPDDFKTFRIGLFGLDKLHDVEGAVNRLAKALDSIS
- a CDS encoding TonB-dependent siderophore receptor, with protein sequence MEKSRTASSAALLAVQSTVACSMAAGYIGAATADDAVPLAPTEVSAARYNAYVVESSSVATRTDTPIENIPQSIITVPRAMIEDQGSKTISDALRNVSNVNAIDSRDANNTVFNIRGFHSGTVVDGVAMKGNFTDQESLVNVDRIDVIKGPAGALFGAQGVGAYDTAGGTIAITTLEPTTLEAVRKIGFKAGAYGEKGLDFDVNQPLNSAWAFRMTGEASNSDSETDRVFFRKRALFPSLSWTPNADTKVVLRARYLDTSTLDYSGLPVNGTLNTSIFTLPRQTNIAAAGLPNTTNTSKGLNLQWTQQLTEAWSFSLLSAYNEVRLDQRGTWLVDSASPMGCGDFGSATPFNNTMCGVRMWARLKTTTLSPSLTGKFTTGALKHTLNLGVDYEYTRDDEFMAYSNMLGPVSSDNVNLTNPVYPAWSEPVAPSTPDQQNRYISTVAYLQDQIDVGRWHFLGSVRYSDIRITDNNYAYGIYNVTSHSKVSPRVGAVYEITPKISAFAGYGEGIRVPAFYLFSSPPKPEEYTQKEIGLRLKDLGGITATVALFDLNRENVAVADPANAGYYIQAGKQRSRGIDADVRWQATPAWTWIVAYSQQTAKIVDDGNTALVDKQLFNVPKQTLRLATRYDIRTGALAGLGLGLGLTFNSALPGNSANTFFTPASTVWDAQASYTIGKARYGLNIFNLTNKKYFVPSNYFLGGQVIPALPRTVTVTAAFSF
- a CDS encoding GntR family transcriptional regulator gives rise to the protein MKTAAIAIVEPADTHSPERGPASSAGSLAAHIYARLKADIFDFRLLPGDRFSEGDVASRMQVSRTPVRQALFWLQREGYVEVHFKSGWQVREFDFKYFEDLYEIRIMMESAAIARLVREHACGALTPLREIWCVAPAQREPEPAKVAALDEAFHAGLIAATGNLEMVRMHFDVTERIRIIRRLDFTKAPRVLATYEEHAAILDAIQARDVGLAQARIEAHIRQSQAEVKQITLHMLHSARERFDSLARHDLVSGNFPAPLK
- a CDS encoding class I SAM-dependent methyltransferase is translated as MSNTHEIRPGQSVELLKELHILTRDGKMNQDSRRKLKQVYHLFQFIEPLLQEVKTESGRVTLADHGAGKSYLGFILYDLFFKALADDSHIFGIETREELVKSSQGLAARLGFPGMSFLNLSVADSITSPELPETIDVVTALHACNTATDDAIRFALAKKARHIVLVPCCQAEVAGVLRKHKGKLLAGNPLTEIWRHPLHTREFGSQVTNVLRCLQLEAHGYHVTVTELVGWEHSMKNELIIAQYKNLPRRRPAERLETVLESLGLEELRERFSTTLVPETQA
- a CDS encoding DUF2946 family protein; amino-acid sequence: MPIVSQWLAAHRTGVSQIDATLCSIAGLTPSLVQDLTSDTSHASHHQTQTTDHGLHGDVCGYCSLLANHPPLATPPQTTRASFVWIARAGPAVVSPVPALAPAYIPPVRAPPYFS